The following proteins are co-located in the Thermomicrobiales bacterium genome:
- a CDS encoding glycoside hydrolase family 3 N-terminal domain-containing protein, with protein MTSIRPRNLTFDRRALLKGGAAVAASAALSRMPARAAEKSTNAVDRVLQEMSLAEKIGQMFVIQAADAVMPSWFANSLQTVQPGGVLFVQPNIGSPEQIATYIDAIHASGKHISPFVGVDQEGGPVTRVPGDPVPGALSMAALPDPHVQKLARERAEFLSSFGFNANFAPVADVAYTSQSTMAWRAFGSNPKSVAAKIAAVVEGSRDGGVASAAKHFPGHGRTTVDSHFGLPTIDISFDEWIATDALPFKAAIDEGVEMIMLGHLDYTQWDDVPASISRVAMRHLREDLGYDGVAITDDLGMGALGAWSAYELADMAVDAGLDLLMWTSAGAAFGDLIAHLSNRVAKGELSEDRIDESVRRILLMKTEWFPFPEAS; from the coding sequence ATGACCTCGATTCGGCCTCGTAACCTCACATTCGATCGGCGCGCCCTCCTCAAGGGAGGTGCGGCAGTCGCCGCTTCGGCGGCGCTCTCCCGCATGCCGGCGCGCGCCGCGGAAAAATCGACCAATGCGGTCGACCGCGTGCTGCAGGAAATGAGCCTGGCCGAGAAGATCGGCCAGATGTTCGTGATCCAGGCGGCGGATGCGGTAATGCCATCGTGGTTCGCCAATTCGCTGCAAACGGTGCAGCCGGGCGGGGTGCTCTTCGTTCAACCCAACATCGGCTCGCCTGAACAAATCGCGACGTACATCGACGCGATTCACGCCTCGGGGAAGCACATCTCCCCCTTTGTCGGCGTCGACCAGGAAGGCGGCCCGGTAACGCGCGTGCCGGGCGATCCTGTTCCGGGAGCGCTGTCGATGGCGGCGTTGCCCGATCCGCATGTGCAGAAACTGGCCCGCGAGCGGGCGGAGTTCCTGAGCAGTTTCGGCTTTAACGCCAATTTCGCGCCGGTGGCCGATGTTGCCTACACCTCGCAAAGCACAATGGCGTGGCGAGCGTTTGGCAGCAATCCGAAGTCGGTAGCGGCCAAGATCGCGGCGGTGGTCGAAGGCTCGCGTGATGGCGGAGTCGCCAGCGCGGCGAAACACTTCCCAGGACATGGACGGACTACGGTCGATTCGCACTTTGGCCTGCCGACGATCGATATCTCGTTCGACGAATGGATCGCGACCGATGCGCTGCCTTTCAAGGCAGCCATCGACGAAGGGGTCGAGATGATCATGCTCGGCCATCTCGATTACACCCAGTGGGACGATGTGCCGGCCTCGATCTCCAGGGTAGCCATGCGGCACTTGCGCGAGGACCTTGGATACGACGGAGTCGCGATCACAGATGACCTGGGCATGGGCGCGCTTGGCGCATGGTCGGCCTATGAGCTGGCCGACATGGCGGTCGACGCCGGGCTGGACCTCTTGATGTGGACCTCTGCCGGTGCTGCGTTTGGAGACCTGATCGCGCATCTGTCGAACAGGGTGGCGAAGGGCGAACTGAGCGAGGACCGCATCGACGAGAGCGTGCGCCGGATCTTGCTCATGAAGACCGAGTGGTTTCCGTTTCCCGAAGCCTCATAG
- a CDS encoding aspartate aminotransferase family protein: MVAEGTRRSGTGPELAEITEQITQEYVGRTSASAEAYARARGVMPGGDTRTVAFHPPYPLTIVKGAGYTLTDLDGNTYIDVLNNYTSLIHGHAFAPITDAVTTQMQLGTNYAAALQAQAGLAEILTSRVKSVDKVRFTNSGTEATMMAIRGARAFTGRELIVKMEGGYHGTYDDFEVSMHPSVDSGPDGEPIATIDTLGVPQNRLQTVAVIPFNDVAAAERIFAERGTEIAAVILEPVMGSAGMLPAEPEFLRALRDLTTKHGALLMFDEVMSFRLGPGGMQGNYGIYPDITSFAKIMSGGLPGGAFGGTDEVMSIFDPFSKQPLWQSGTFNGNAVTMVAGIAALEHFGADEVARINRLGDQLRSRIGMLLEMYGFEAVVTGYGSFGAIHFTNGPVRNYRDAARSNQQLKKVLHLALLQEGLFVAPRLMFCISTPMSESTLDEIDARFERALKRLDDIR; the protein is encoded by the coding sequence ATGGTCGCCGAAGGAACTCGACGCAGCGGAACCGGCCCAGAGCTGGCCGAGATCACCGAACAAATCACGCAAGAGTACGTTGGCCGCACCTCGGCATCGGCAGAGGCGTATGCGCGCGCCAGGGGCGTCATGCCGGGGGGTGACACTCGCACGGTGGCGTTCCACCCGCCGTATCCGCTCACCATCGTCAAGGGAGCGGGGTACACGCTCACCGACCTCGACGGCAACACCTATATCGATGTGCTGAACAACTACACATCGCTCATCCACGGCCACGCCTTCGCGCCCATCACCGACGCCGTGACGACCCAGATGCAGCTGGGAACGAACTACGCCGCCGCACTCCAGGCACAAGCCGGACTGGCAGAGATCCTCACCAGCCGCGTGAAATCGGTGGACAAGGTCCGCTTCACGAATTCCGGCACCGAAGCGACCATGATGGCGATCCGCGGAGCCCGCGCGTTCACCGGCCGCGAACTCATCGTGAAGATGGAAGGCGGCTACCACGGCACCTATGACGATTTCGAAGTCTCCATGCATCCATCGGTCGATTCCGGACCGGATGGTGAGCCCATCGCAACCATCGACACGCTTGGCGTGCCGCAGAACCGGTTGCAGACCGTCGCCGTTATCCCATTCAACGATGTGGCTGCAGCGGAACGCATCTTTGCCGAGCGCGGCACCGAGATCGCCGCGGTCATCCTCGAACCGGTCATGGGCTCTGCGGGCATGCTCCCGGCTGAACCGGAGTTCCTGCGCGCCCTGCGTGATCTGACCACCAAACATGGCGCCTTGCTGATGTTCGACGAGGTCATGTCCTTCCGGCTCGGGCCGGGGGGCATGCAAGGGAACTACGGCATCTACCCGGATATCACTTCTTTCGCCAAGATCATGAGCGGCGGCCTTCCGGGCGGCGCATTTGGCGGCACGGATGAGGTGATGTCCATTTTCGACCCGTTCTCGAAGCAGCCATTGTGGCAGAGCGGCACCTTCAACGGGAATGCGGTTACGATGGTTGCGGGCATCGCCGCCCTGGAGCATTTCGGCGCGGACGAGGTTGCCCGCATCAACCGGCTCGGCGACCAGCTTCGCAGCCGGATCGGCATGCTCCTGGAGATGTATGGGTTCGAGGCGGTGGTCACTGGCTATGGCTCCTTTGGCGCCATCCATTTCACCAATGGACCGGTGCGCAACTATCGCGATGCCGCGCGCAGCAACCAGCAGCTCAAGAAGGTGCTCCATCTCGCGCTGTTGCAGGAAGGGCTCTTCGTCGCTCCCCGCCTGATGTTCTGTATCTCGACACCGATGTCCGAATCGACGCTCGATGAGATCGATGCGCGCTTCGAACGCGCGCTGAAGCGACTGGACGATATTCGCTAG
- a CDS encoding VOC family protein has translation MTTRLVHVGVRATNLSETLRFWRDALALAVVQESDVHCDLTDGWSNFRIFQHNGPDRPAHVSGMLDYLHIGVLVDDLATAAERLQGLGFEIIWDVVDGGKPYDPSNPPTESFKVADPDGIVVDVSANPDQWPGVAGPTTQLS, from the coding sequence ATGACGACACGACTCGTTCATGTTGGGGTGCGAGCAACGAACCTGTCCGAAACGCTGCGGTTCTGGCGGGACGCACTCGCGCTCGCAGTGGTGCAGGAGTCGGACGTGCATTGCGACTTGACCGACGGATGGAGCAACTTCCGGATCTTCCAGCATAACGGTCCAGACCGGCCAGCACATGTCTCCGGCATGCTGGACTACCTGCACATCGGCGTGCTTGTCGATGACCTGGCGACCGCGGCGGAACGGTTGCAGGGATTGGGATTCGAGATCATCTGGGATGTTGTGGATGGCGGCAAGCCATACGACCCGTCCAATCCGCCGACAGAGTCATTCAAGGTTGCTGATCCCGACGGCATCGTGGTGGATGTCTCGGCAAATCCTGACCAATGGCCCGGGGTCGCAGGGCCGACCACGCAGCTCTCTTGA
- a CDS encoding carboxyl transferase domain-containing protein, whose protein sequence is MRRLLPFRDRPTVEHQVYDLPARESCDRCDALLEGAPDFTHFRICPVCERHFGISAQRRIEYLSDPGSFEERDSDLYSTDPLGFADDLAYAERLREQQTRTGRSDGMLVGTATIGGEPVVLAVLDFTFLGGSMGIVVGERLARAAEFAASKKRPLIAVVASGGARMQEGMFSLLQMAKTASSIAMLKAEGIPYIAIMCDPTTGGVNASFASLADVILAEPEALIGFAGPRVVEQALGRPLPEGSHTAEFQLSHGMVDAVVSRPNQRNYLSAMLRAIRESEVERSDATLPAIAPDERTAWQIVESARADNRPSTRDYLSRISPGYVELHGDREGGDDPSIVTALGKVGGLPVAFVGFDRFADSDIVGAAGRPMPNGFRKARRMFDLAERWSLPLVTFVDTPGAYPGIEAEELGLASEIARTLERMSTLETPTVAVVVGEGGSGGALALALADRVLMQSGAFFSVISPEGAAAILYRDAQRAPELANRLRITAPELARFGIVDQIVPEPEHGAAADIDLAATYVELALLGQLEGLRKRRIGRLMKDRRTRYREFGTAFISRKPPEPAKPVEGPEGASLTA, encoded by the coding sequence ATGCGCCGATTGCTTCCCTTCCGTGACCGCCCGACCGTCGAGCATCAGGTCTATGATCTCCCCGCCCGGGAATCGTGCGACCGCTGCGACGCGCTGCTGGAAGGAGCGCCCGACTTCACCCATTTTCGCATCTGCCCAGTTTGTGAACGCCACTTTGGCATCTCGGCCCAACGGCGGATCGAGTACCTGAGCGATCCGGGATCGTTCGAGGAACGGGATTCCGATCTCTACTCCACCGATCCGCTCGGGTTCGCGGACGATCTGGCCTATGCCGAACGGCTGCGGGAACAGCAGACGCGAACTGGCCGATCGGACGGGATGCTCGTGGGGACAGCGACGATCGGCGGCGAGCCGGTGGTGCTGGCGGTGCTCGATTTCACCTTCCTGGGCGGCAGCATGGGCATCGTCGTTGGTGAGCGCCTGGCGCGGGCGGCCGAGTTCGCGGCGAGCAAGAAACGCCCACTGATCGCGGTCGTTGCCAGCGGCGGAGCGCGCATGCAGGAGGGGATGTTCTCACTTCTGCAGATGGCGAAGACCGCTTCGTCGATTGCGATGCTGAAAGCGGAGGGGATTCCCTACATCGCGATCATGTGCGATCCGACCACGGGCGGCGTGAATGCCTCGTTCGCGAGCCTGGCAGATGTCATCCTGGCTGAACCAGAAGCCCTGATCGGATTCGCCGGTCCGCGAGTGGTGGAACAGGCGCTGGGTCGCCCCTTGCCGGAGGGATCGCATACGGCGGAGTTCCAGTTGTCGCATGGAATGGTGGACGCCGTGGTGTCGCGGCCTAACCAACGGAACTACCTCAGCGCGATGCTGCGCGCGATCCGGGAATCCGAGGTCGAACGATCAGACGCCACGCTTCCGGCTATTGCACCCGATGAGCGAACCGCATGGCAGATCGTCGAGTCGGCGCGTGCTGACAATCGCCCATCGACGAGGGACTACCTTTCGCGGATTTCCCCTGGATACGTCGAGCTTCACGGCGATCGCGAAGGCGGGGACGATCCCTCCATCGTGACGGCCCTGGGCAAGGTTGGCGGTCTCCCCGTAGCGTTCGTCGGGTTCGACCGGTTCGCCGACTCCGATATCGTCGGAGCGGCAGGCCGACCAATGCCGAACGGATTCCGCAAGGCACGGCGCATGTTCGACCTCGCCGAGCGGTGGTCGTTGCCCCTGGTGACCTTCGTCGACACACCGGGCGCATACCCCGGCATCGAAGCTGAAGAACTCGGGTTGGCAAGTGAAATCGCGCGCACGCTGGAGCGAATGAGCACGCTGGAGACTCCGACGGTGGCGGTCGTGGTTGGCGAAGGCGGTAGTGGCGGCGCGCTGGCGCTGGCGCTGGCTGACCGGGTCCTGATGCAGTCAGGCGCGTTCTTCTCCGTGATCAGCCCGGAAGGGGCGGCCGCCATTCTCTATCGGGACGCGCAACGCGCTCCGGAACTCGCGAATCGGTTGCGGATCACCGCCCCAGAGCTGGCCCGGTTCGGCATCGTGGATCAGATCGTGCCCGAGCCGGAACACGGGGCTGCGGCCGACATCGATTTGGCAGCCACCTATGTCGAATTGGCGCTGCTGGGTCAGCTGGAGGGGCTGCGCAAACGGCGTATCGGGCGTTTGATGAAAGACCGGCGCACCCGGTACCGAGAGTTCGGCACGGCCTTCATCAGCCGCAAACCGCCCGAACCCGCGAAACCAGTCGAAGGCCCAGAAGGCGCCAGCCTCACGGCATAG
- a CDS encoding bleomycin resistance protein, with protein sequence MGFVTRLQHTSVPMPADGAEHVRAFYGEALGMTEKLPPSSLSGVVWFEAGPDGDEVHCFTDPDFVPNGNQQHLCLQVNDLDALRAHLTERGIPVEETIVITNRPRFFVRDPYQNLIELVQITGEYD encoded by the coding sequence GTGGGTTTCGTAACGCGATTGCAGCACACGAGTGTCCCCATGCCCGCGGATGGCGCTGAGCACGTTCGCGCCTTCTATGGGGAAGCGCTTGGCATGACGGAAAAGCTACCGCCCTCATCGCTGAGCGGCGTAGTCTGGTTCGAGGCAGGACCCGACGGCGACGAAGTGCACTGCTTCACCGATCCCGACTTTGTGCCAAACGGCAATCAGCAGCATCTTTGCTTGCAGGTGAACGATCTCGACGCGCTTCGCGCCCACCTGACGGAGAGAGGAATTCCAGTCGAGGAAACGATCGTGATCACCAACCGGCCGCGTTTCTTCGTGCGGGACCCCTACCAGAACCTCATCGAGCTCGTGCAGATCACGGGAGAGTACGACTAA
- a CDS encoding DUF4432 family protein, with translation MLKAKETTLERNVPAVKLENDKVEITILPDKGADIYQWIHKGTGVDVMWKSPWGLRKPGAGIPTSFDSSVTWIEWYPGGWQVLFPSGGGPCHYKGVELSFHGEASSMFWDVADLGSNEHEAWVRLTTTLARSPFTLTRDIVLDKDATSFLLRETVRNDAGEPMDYVWGHHPAYGAPFLSEDCRIDTNARTLRADDVYDPPTCPWTPGTVYRWPTTERDGATADLSVVPGIGEARGSMGYLEDFDEIAWYGITNTRLGIGAGLAWRTEDFPYAWFWQELHASPGFPWYKRVYVMAIEPSTTNVGQGLVAAIEKNGSHRTLQPGESRTAEIRAVLYDATTGISGIDMDGNVRS, from the coding sequence ATGCTGAAGGCGAAGGAGACCACGCTGGAGCGAAATGTTCCGGCGGTGAAACTGGAAAACGACAAAGTCGAGATCACGATACTTCCAGACAAGGGGGCGGACATCTACCAATGGATCCACAAGGGGACCGGGGTGGATGTCATGTGGAAAAGCCCGTGGGGTCTGCGCAAACCGGGCGCCGGGATTCCGACCTCGTTCGACTCGAGCGTCACCTGGATCGAATGGTATCCAGGCGGTTGGCAAGTGCTCTTTCCCAGCGGGGGCGGTCCATGCCACTACAAGGGCGTCGAGCTGAGCTTTCACGGCGAAGCCTCCAGCATGTTCTGGGATGTTGCCGATCTGGGAAGCAATGAGCACGAAGCCTGGGTGCGACTGACCACCACCCTGGCGCGCAGCCCGTTCACGCTGACGCGCGACATCGTGCTCGACAAGGACGCAACCTCGTTTCTGCTGCGTGAAACGGTCCGCAACGATGCAGGCGAGCCGATGGACTATGTCTGGGGGCATCACCCGGCGTATGGAGCTCCATTCCTGAGCGAGGATTGCCGGATCGATACCAATGCGCGCACCTTGCGCGCTGATGACGTCTACGATCCGCCAACGTGCCCCTGGACGCCTGGCACGGTGTACCGCTGGCCAACGACCGAGCGAGATGGCGCAACGGCCGATCTGAGCGTCGTACCTGGAATCGGTGAGGCGCGTGGCTCGATGGGCTATCTGGAAGACTTCGATGAGATCGCCTGGTATGGGATCACCAACACCAGGCTTGGCATCGGCGCCGGGTTGGCATGGCGCACCGAAGACTTCCCCTACGCCTGGTTCTGGCAAGAACTCCATGCGTCACCCGGATTCCCCTGGTACAAACGGGTCTACGTCATGGCGATCGAGCCGAGCACGACGAACGTTGGTCAGGGGCTGGTCGCGGCAATCGAGAAAAACGGCTCGCACCGGACGCTGCAACCAGGGGAGAGCCGCACCGCCGAGATTCGCGCGGTGCTCTATGACGCGACGACCGGGATCTCCGGCATCGATATGGACGGGAACGTACGCTCATGA
- a CDS encoding SMP-30/gluconolactonase/LRE family protein, translating into MSQVSGVWDVTIGLESDPLRDLAEFRTWANGLDHPEGVAEGPDGTIYAGGELGQVYRIAPDGTAQQIGMVDGFALGLALDADSNVYICETSTHSVKKVTPEGVVSNYTSGVPGRAFVNPNYPVFDAEGNLYITDSGHWGGKDGCILVVRPDRTTELFSEGVPAFPNGLALSPDGQWLYVVASELPGIVRVAIEPDGSAGTVETVVELPKNVPDGIAFDAEGTLYIACYAPSVVYRFGTDGVLDVLGYDWQNTQLAAPTNIAFTGPQRTTMVIGSLSRWHLTTIEMEIPGLPMRFPKLG; encoded by the coding sequence ATGAGTCAGGTATCCGGTGTTTGGGATGTGACGATCGGCCTGGAGTCCGATCCTTTGCGCGATCTGGCGGAGTTCCGTACCTGGGCCAATGGGCTCGACCACCCGGAAGGGGTCGCTGAGGGACCGGACGGCACGATCTATGCCGGGGGCGAGCTGGGCCAGGTCTACCGCATCGCTCCTGACGGGACAGCGCAGCAGATCGGCATGGTGGACGGGTTCGCCCTTGGGCTTGCGCTCGATGCGGACAGCAACGTCTACATCTGTGAGACGAGTACCCATTCGGTCAAGAAAGTGACTCCGGAGGGCGTCGTGTCGAATTACACGAGCGGCGTCCCGGGGAGAGCGTTCGTCAATCCGAACTATCCGGTGTTCGACGCCGAGGGCAATCTGTACATTACCGACTCCGGGCACTGGGGCGGGAAGGATGGGTGCATTTTGGTCGTGCGCCCCGATCGAACGACGGAGCTGTTCAGTGAAGGTGTGCCGGCGTTCCCCAACGGTCTGGCGCTCAGCCCGGACGGACAGTGGTTGTATGTGGTGGCATCGGAATTGCCCGGAATCGTGCGCGTGGCGATCGAGCCGGATGGCTCGGCTGGGACAGTGGAAACGGTAGTGGAGCTCCCGAAAAACGTCCCGGACGGAATCGCCTTCGATGCCGAGGGGACGTTGTACATCGCCTGCTATGCCCCGAGCGTGGTCTATCGGTTCGGCACCGACGGAGTTCTGGACGTGCTGGGGTACGACTGGCAGAACACGCAACTGGCCGCGCCGACGAATATCGCGTTCACCGGTCCGCAACGGACCACCATGGTGATCGGCAGTCTCTCCCGGTGGCACTTGACGACGATCGAGATGGAGATTCCCGGTCTGCCAATGCGCTTCCCGAAACTGGGATGA
- the upp gene encoding uracil phosphoribosyltransferase translates to MSELSYPEPSGRFPNLFVSAHPLVRHKITQLSEARTPTATFKELTDELTQFLLYEATTDLPLKQEIFETPLERTQGSVLDCRIALVPIMRAGLGMVDSARELVPHATVYHLGIYRDELTHHPVSYYRKLPEVLPYDLTIVLDPMLATAGSASAAVQELKNHGAKWIKFVGLIAAPEGVQLMLHEHPDVPLHVARLDRELDSNKFIRPGLGDAGDRLFGTME, encoded by the coding sequence TTGTCCGAGCTTTCGTATCCGGAACCTTCAGGCCGCTTTCCCAATCTGTTCGTGAGCGCGCATCCGCTGGTGCGGCACAAGATCACGCAGCTGAGCGAAGCGCGCACGCCGACGGCCACGTTCAAGGAGCTGACGGACGAGCTGACGCAGTTCCTGCTCTATGAGGCCACGACCGATCTGCCGTTGAAACAGGAGATCTTCGAGACACCGCTGGAGCGGACGCAAGGGTCGGTGCTCGACTGCCGCATCGCGTTGGTGCCGATCATGCGGGCCGGGCTCGGCATGGTCGATAGCGCGCGCGAGCTGGTGCCGCATGCGACCGTCTACCACCTCGGGATCTATCGCGACGAGTTGACACATCATCCGGTGAGCTACTACCGAAAATTGCCGGAGGTGCTCCCCTACGACCTGACGATCGTGCTCGATCCGATGCTGGCCACCGCGGGTTCGGCATCTGCGGCGGTGCAAGAGCTCAAGAACCACGGAGCGAAGTGGATCAAGTTCGTTGGGTTGATTGCGGCGCCGGAAGGCGTGCAATTGATGCTGCACGAGCATCCAGACGTTCCGCTCCATGTCGCGCGACTCGACCGGGAACTGGACAGCAACAAGTTCATCCGGCCAGGGTTGGGGGACGCAGGGGATCGGCTGTTCGGCACGATGGAGTAA
- a CDS encoding metallophosphoesterase → MTVKVLAVSDQIDPRIHSATLRQRMPDIDFVVSAGDLPSRYLEFLADALERPVYYVLGNHMEEWVKDQQTGKLYEPMGAEPLNGRVIYDKSTGLIIAGLSGSPKYSGEGGQQFTEFQVYRTIARMCPKLLWNRLTRGRWVDLLITHAPPRDVNDRPDKAHRGFSAYRTFVNMFKPRYLLHGHIHLYDRNEPWQATLGETRVINVYPYQKLELDFEKPAAT, encoded by the coding sequence ATGACGGTCAAGGTTCTTGCGGTGTCGGATCAGATCGACCCGCGAATTCACTCCGCAACGCTGCGGCAACGAATGCCGGATATCGACTTTGTGGTCAGCGCGGGAGATCTCCCGTCCCGGTATCTCGAGTTCCTGGCTGACGCGCTGGAGCGTCCGGTCTACTACGTGCTTGGCAACCACATGGAAGAGTGGGTCAAGGATCAGCAAACCGGAAAACTCTACGAACCCATGGGCGCCGAACCGCTCAACGGCCGTGTGATCTACGATAAGTCGACCGGACTCATCATCGCCGGTTTGTCCGGTTCTCCCAAGTACTCAGGCGAGGGGGGGCAGCAATTCACCGAGTTCCAGGTCTATCGCACCATCGCCCGCATGTGTCCGAAACTGCTTTGGAACCGCCTGACGCGCGGTCGCTGGGTGGATCTGTTGATAACGCACGCCCCGCCGCGCGATGTCAACGACCGTCCTGACAAAGCCCATCGAGGCTTTAGCGCCTATCGCACCTTTGTCAACATGTTCAAACCCCGCTATCTCCTGCACGGGCACATTCATCTCTACGACCGCAACGAACCGTGGCAAGCCACTCTTGGAGAGACCAGGGTCATCAATGTCTATCCCTACCAGAAGCTCGAACTCGACTTCGAGAAGCCTGCTGCAACGTAA
- a CDS encoding MFS transporter, with protein MFTYLQRVRSFNPDVKLILVYCLLANIGFGVIELIFNFYLLELGYREDFIGQWRAVATLSVAAASLGMGAAINRFGNWRVLVTGFAVLCISSFGLGLSTNQWLLMILAVAYGASLAFLINPVLPFIMDHERQEYRQYASAVSLSVVNLSLMVGSLMGGFAPDFFARIAPSIDEGSVMAYRAAMLTGAGIAVLALIPLFMMKEPRKQRGHRRGKSNAAEEPPEERKRTRMDMLQFALMGGLMSIGVGMVWPFYNVYLKSLGSSDDQVGYIFALGGLVAAVAGLLSPMIVARAGAVNSTLALRLSVVPFFIPLIFFPSLAIAVLGMLWRSGTASMSWPIEVTFISEILPQRARAGVFGIRSSVWNLGYAFATYLGGLLIVSYGYWPSMVSFVVFSILSALTFYFYFSRHHRVRSGEITTAWSPVRRARLQAQTVRMEQDVAESDVTASA; from the coding sequence ATGTTCACCTATCTGCAGCGCGTTCGGTCGTTCAACCCCGATGTCAAACTCATCCTGGTGTATTGCCTCCTGGCCAATATTGGCTTCGGAGTGATCGAGCTCATCTTCAATTTCTACCTGCTCGAACTGGGATACCGGGAGGACTTCATCGGCCAATGGCGCGCGGTGGCGACGCTCTCGGTTGCCGCGGCATCGCTCGGAATGGGAGCCGCGATCAACCGTTTTGGAAACTGGCGGGTGCTGGTGACCGGGTTCGCGGTGCTGTGCATTTCCAGCTTCGGCCTCGGACTGTCGACCAACCAATGGCTGCTGATGATCCTGGCGGTGGCCTACGGGGCGTCGCTGGCGTTCCTGATCAACCCGGTGCTGCCATTCATCATGGATCACGAACGTCAGGAGTACCGGCAGTACGCATCGGCAGTGTCGCTCTCTGTCGTGAACCTCTCGCTCATGGTTGGTTCGCTGATGGGCGGTTTCGCGCCCGATTTCTTCGCGCGGATCGCGCCGTCGATCGACGAAGGCTCGGTGATGGCGTATCGGGCAGCGATGCTGACCGGCGCGGGGATTGCGGTCTTGGCGCTGATTCCGCTCTTCATGATGAAAGAGCCCAGAAAACAGCGCGGACACCGGCGCGGCAAATCGAACGCCGCGGAAGAACCACCGGAAGAACGCAAACGGACACGCATGGACATGCTGCAGTTCGCGCTGATGGGCGGCCTGATGAGCATTGGCGTCGGAATGGTCTGGCCCTTCTACAACGTCTACCTGAAGAGCCTGGGATCGAGCGACGATCAGGTGGGGTACATCTTCGCGCTGGGCGGACTCGTGGCCGCCGTGGCGGGACTGCTCTCGCCAATGATCGTCGCGCGCGCGGGGGCTGTGAATTCGACCCTGGCGCTCCGGCTGAGTGTCGTGCCCTTCTTCATACCGCTGATCTTCTTTCCGTCGCTGGCGATCGCTGTGTTGGGGATGCTCTGGCGGTCGGGTACGGCAAGCATGTCCTGGCCTATCGAGGTGACGTTCATCAGCGAGATCCTGCCGCAACGAGCGCGGGCCGGCGTGTTTGGCATCCGCTCGTCGGTCTGGAACCTTGGTTACGCCTTCGCGACCTATCTGGGCGGGTTGCTCATCGTGTCGTATGGCTATTGGCCCTCGATGGTGAGCTTTGTCGTGTTCAGCATCCTGTCTGCATTGACGTTCTATTTCTACTTTTCTCGACATCACCGGGTTCGCTCCGGCGAGATCACAACGGCATGGTCCCCGGTCAGACGGGCGCGCTTGCAAGCACAGACTGTACGCATGGAGCAAGACGTGGCAGAATCCGATGTGACGGCCAGCGCATGA